The Hymenobacter baengnokdamensis genome includes a region encoding these proteins:
- a CDS encoding PASTA domain-containing protein — translation MSFFKSDTWFDVFKHLALILALMAALVLGFFYVYLPITTHHGQTIVVPKITGMNLADLESYLDERKLAYFVDDSSYAPGIRPLTVLTQEPAPGEKVKQDRKIYISVAMRRPPVIKMPKLTDGSVKNAQLILKSYDLEIGQIKLVPNVAKDAVLKQVVGGKEIAAGAPIAKGTRVDLEVGDGLGNTEFEVPNLVAMPEDEARTLLAGQHLEVGEVFKQPAETGQTPGTVVRQRPAAAPGATIRMGQLVDLWVAE, via the coding sequence ATGTCCTTCTTTAAATCTGATACCTGGTTCGACGTTTTCAAGCATCTGGCGCTCATTCTGGCGCTCATGGCCGCACTGGTGCTGGGCTTTTTCTACGTGTACCTGCCCATTACTACGCACCACGGCCAGACCATTGTGGTGCCCAAGATAACGGGTATGAACCTGGCTGACCTGGAGAGCTACCTCGACGAGCGTAAGCTGGCTTACTTCGTGGATGACAGCAGCTACGCGCCCGGCATCCGGCCCCTGACGGTGCTGACGCAGGAGCCCGCCCCTGGCGAAAAGGTGAAGCAGGACCGTAAAATCTACATTTCGGTGGCTATGCGCCGGCCGCCGGTCATTAAAATGCCCAAGCTGACCGACGGCTCGGTGAAAAATGCGCAACTCATTCTGAAAAGCTACGACCTCGAAATCGGCCAGATAAAGCTGGTGCCCAACGTGGCAAAAGATGCCGTGCTGAAGCAGGTAGTGGGTGGTAAGGAAATAGCAGCCGGCGCCCCGATAGCCAAGGGCACGCGGGTAGACCTGGAAGTGGGCGACGGCCTCGGCAACACCGAGTTTGAAGTGCCCAATCTGGTTGCTATGCCCGAAGATGAGGCCCGCACCCTGCTTGCCGGCCAGCACCTAGAGGTGGGCGAAGTGTTTAAGCAGCCTGCCGAAACCGGCCAGACCCCCGGCACTGTGGTGCGCCAGCGGCCGGCCGCCGCGCCGGGCGCCACCATCCGCATGGGCCAGCTCGTGGATTTGTGGGTGGCCGAATAG
- a CDS encoding phosphoglycerate kinase yields MNTLANYNFAGHRAVVRVDFNVPLDKDLHITDDTRIRAATPTITKILNDGGSVVLLSHLGRPKGGYEKKYSLESLLPRLRQEYGRDVLWGGDVLSAEALAAAQALQPGQVLLLDNVRFHPEEEAGNDAFAMHLARLGDVYVNDAFGAAHRRHASTAVMASHFAPANRVGGLLLQGELENARKVLDNPQRPFTAIMGGAKISDKILLIERLLDKVDNLLIGGGMAYTFAVAEGGHVGSSLLEADKVDLAKSLIAKAKEKGVNLVLPGDSLIADKFANDANVDVAPNGSIPVGWMGLDLGPDAREQFAGIIQDSKTILWNGPMGVFEMSNFSLGTEYVARAIAEATEAGAYSLIGGGDSAAAVQQLGFADRVSYISTGGGALLEFMEGKELPGVKALQG; encoded by the coding sequence GTGAACACCCTCGCCAACTACAACTTCGCCGGCCACCGCGCCGTGGTGCGCGTCGATTTTAATGTGCCGCTCGACAAAGACCTGCACATCACCGACGATACTCGCATTCGGGCGGCCACGCCCACCATCACCAAGATTCTCAACGATGGCGGCTCGGTGGTGCTGCTCTCGCACCTGGGCCGGCCCAAGGGCGGCTACGAAAAGAAATATTCGCTCGAAAGCCTCTTGCCGCGTCTGCGCCAGGAGTATGGCCGCGACGTGCTTTGGGGCGGCGACGTGCTCTCTGCCGAAGCGCTGGCCGCTGCGCAGGCGCTTCAGCCTGGCCAGGTGCTGCTGCTCGATAACGTACGCTTTCACCCTGAAGAAGAAGCCGGCAACGATGCCTTTGCCATGCACCTGGCCCGCCTTGGCGATGTATACGTGAACGATGCCTTTGGGGCGGCGCACCGCCGCCACGCCTCTACGGCCGTGATGGCCAGCCACTTTGCGCCGGCCAACCGCGTGGGTGGCCTGTTGCTGCAAGGCGAGTTGGAGAATGCCCGGAAAGTGCTCGATAATCCGCAGCGGCCCTTCACGGCCATTATGGGCGGGGCCAAGATTTCGGATAAGATATTGCTGATTGAGCGGTTGCTGGATAAGGTGGACAACCTGCTTATCGGGGGCGGCATGGCCTACACGTTTGCCGTGGCCGAGGGCGGCCATGTGGGCAGCTCCTTGCTCGAAGCCGACAAAGTAGATCTGGCTAAAAGCCTCATTGCCAAGGCCAAAGAAAAAGGCGTGAACCTGGTGCTGCCCGGCGACAGCCTCATTGCCGATAAGTTTGCCAACGATGCCAACGTGGACGTGGCGCCCAATGGCAGCATTCCGGTGGGCTGGATGGGCCTCGACCTCGGCCCCGACGCCCGCGAGCAGTTTGCCGGCATCATTCAGGACTCGAAAACCATTCTTTGGAACGGCCCGATGGGTGTATTTGAAATGAGCAATTTCTCGCTGGGTACCGAGTACGTAGCCCGTGCCATTGCCGAAGCCACCGAGGCGGGGGCCTACTCGCTCATCGGGGGCGGCGATTCGGCGGCAGCCGTGCAGCAGCTTGGCTTTGCCGACCGTGTGAGCTATATCTCGACTGGCGGCGGCGCGCTACTCGAGTTTATGGAAGGCAAAGAGCTGCCCGGCGTCAAGGCGTTGCAAGGGTAG
- a CDS encoding helix-turn-helix domain-containing protein, translating to MSRPLTPFALPAADQAALENFTRTGRRPVRAVRRAQALLALATGIGQQAAGQAVGLSRQAVSKIRRRYEAAGWQVALAEAPRSGGPRRFDGPQRAAVTALACTPAPVGHSRWTLRLLADKAVELCLVDTISHETVSQMLKKTSCTPTASSTGASGR from the coding sequence ATGTCTCGTCCCCTTACTCCCTTTGCCCTCCCGGCGGCTGACCAAGCTGCCCTCGAAAATTTCACGCGCACCGGTCGTCGGCCCGTACGAGCCGTGCGCCGCGCCCAGGCGCTGCTGGCCTTGGCGACCGGTATCGGCCAGCAGGCCGCCGGCCAAGCCGTTGGCCTGAGCCGCCAGGCAGTCAGCAAGATACGCCGCCGGTACGAAGCGGCCGGGTGGCAAGTCGCCTTGGCCGAGGCCCCGCGTAGTGGTGGGCCACGCCGCTTTGATGGTCCCCAACGCGCCGCCGTCACGGCGCTAGCCTGTACACCGGCCCCGGTGGGCCATAGCCGCTGGACCCTGCGCTTGCTGGCCGATAAGGCGGTGGAACTGTGCCTGGTGGACACTATTTCCCACGAAACGGTGAGCCAGATGCTCAAAAAAACGAGCTGCACCCCCACCGCCAGCAGCACTGGTGCCTCGGGGCGATGA
- a CDS encoding HAD family hydrolase yields MLPNLLFDFGGVIIDIDYARTPAALRRLSRAGSTVEFSQASQAELFDQLETGHISPAEFRAGLRTHYQLEGTDEEIDAAWGALLLDVPAERLALIGELRRRGHQTALLSNTNVLHIEAVNRRLAQQYGFQHGIADCLDRVFYSQEVGLRKPGEEIFRHALREMNWQAAETLFIEDSPQHIATARRLGLHVLHLAPPLTLTTALPEALRVFPREYPEPPVA; encoded by the coding sequence ATGCTTCCCAACCTACTTTTTGATTTTGGCGGCGTCATCATCGACATCGACTATGCCCGCACTCCGGCGGCCCTGCGCCGCCTGAGCCGCGCCGGCAGCACCGTTGAGTTCAGCCAGGCCAGCCAGGCCGAGCTGTTTGACCAGCTGGAAACGGGCCATATCTCGCCCGCCGAGTTTCGGGCCGGACTGCGCACGCATTACCAGCTTGAAGGCACCGACGAAGAAATCGATGCCGCCTGGGGAGCGCTGCTGCTCGATGTGCCCGCCGAGCGGCTGGCCCTCATCGGTGAGTTGCGCCGTCGGGGGCACCAAACGGCCTTGCTTTCTAATACCAACGTGCTGCATATTGAAGCGGTAAACCGTCGGCTGGCCCAGCAGTACGGCTTCCAGCACGGAATTGCCGACTGCCTCGACCGGGTGTTTTACTCGCAGGAAGTGGGCTTGCGCAAGCCGGGCGAGGAGATATTCCGGCACGCGCTGCGCGAAATGAACTGGCAGGCCGCTGAGACGTTATTCATTGAAGACAGTCCGCAGCACATTGCCACGGCCCGCCGCCTGGGGCTACACGTTTTGCACCTGGCCCCGCCCCTTACTCTTACCACCGCCCTGCCCGAAGCCCTGCGTGTCTTTCCCCGAGAATACCCCGAACCACCCGTTGCCTGA
- a CDS encoding class I SAM-dependent DNA methyltransferase, which produces MTYPEFVGRWQPSGGAERANYGLFLTDLCDLLGVPRPDATTNDPTQDAYVLERAVTFDNGTGKASTGRIDLYKRGCFVLETKQGTTKRTTATQAERAALGLPTAKLRTGHAQRGTARWLQVMESARQQALSYVRALPANEPRPPFVVVADVGYCIDFYSNFAGVGDNYAPFPDSRHFRILLPELAREETRERLRLLFTDPQQLDPARLAAKVTRKLAGQLAVLSTQLEQAGHPSDVVAAFLVRCLFTMFSEDVGLIPNGSFLGLLTQYDTDKLRPSLPLALASLWQTMDKGGFAATLAAPVPRFNGKLFHDAQALPLSAAQVELLREAAAADWTTVEPAIFGTLLERALDPRERHRLGAHYTPRRYVERLVVPAVLEPLRREWAAAQAASAQLHDSDKDPEARAELVKFLRRLTSLKVLDPACGSGNFLYVTLEHLKRLEGEVLAAINAYGQTGLLDLAGGTTVGPRQLLGLELNPRAAAIADVVLRIGYLQWHIRTHGLTQLAEPLLDNYENIPHKDAVLAHGTPRPRLDAQGQPVTRWDGRTTRLNAATGQQVPDEAARVAVLDYPNPHPTAWPDADFIVDNPPFIGTSRMRDLLGDGYTEALRKTYASRGVPESADFVMYWWHKAALAVRDGHALRFGFITTNSIKQTFNRQVMLPFVGSDNAPLELSFAIPDHPWVTSEDGAAVRVAMTVADRTRPGQAWGQLLTVQTEARPEGEDAADVTFTEQQGRVRPDLSVGADLDSAQPLKANANLSNPGVKLHGAGFIVSPETARKLGLGQLTNLEQYIRPYRNGRDLTDKPREAMVIDLFGLLANEVLNRYPAVYQHILENVKPERDAKGQTKDGAAYAKMWWLFGKTRQDMRLAIAGLPRYIATVETAKHRTFQFLDASILPDNMLIAVATDDAYHLGVLSSRMHIIWALAAGGTLEDRPRYNKTRCFDPFPFPDATPAQQARIRELAETLDAHRKRQQAEHPGLTLTNLYNVVEKLRAGQPLTPKEQATKQQGLATVVLELHRELDAAVAAAYGWPTDLPDAEVLTRLVALNRARAAEEKAGTIRYLRPAYQAPGQQQTGLDLPTRVATETAAVLAPLPWPAELAKQMQAVRDVVTQAPAPLTARQVAARFAGAGPARVQPILDSLATLSLLRWVDTTDAYAA; this is translated from the coding sequence TTGACTTACCCCGAATTTGTGGGCCGCTGGCAACCGTCCGGCGGTGCTGAACGGGCCAACTACGGCCTGTTTCTAACCGACCTGTGCGACCTGCTAGGGGTACCCCGGCCCGATGCCACCACCAACGACCCTACCCAGGATGCCTACGTGCTGGAGCGGGCCGTGACGTTCGACAACGGTACCGGCAAGGCCAGCACCGGGCGCATAGACCTCTACAAACGCGGGTGCTTTGTGCTGGAAACCAAGCAAGGCACCACCAAACGCACCACTGCAACCCAGGCCGAACGCGCCGCCCTAGGGCTGCCCACCGCCAAGCTGCGCACCGGCCACGCCCAACGCGGCACCGCCCGCTGGCTGCAAGTAATGGAATCGGCCCGCCAGCAGGCCCTCAGCTACGTGCGGGCGCTGCCGGCCAATGAGCCGCGCCCGCCCTTTGTAGTGGTGGCCGATGTGGGCTACTGCATTGACTTCTACAGCAACTTTGCCGGGGTAGGCGACAACTACGCGCCCTTTCCCGACTCGCGGCACTTTCGCATCCTGCTACCTGAGTTGGCCAGGGAAGAAACCCGCGAGCGGCTACGGCTGCTGTTTACCGACCCGCAACAGCTCGACCCCGCCCGGCTCGCGGCCAAAGTGACCCGCAAGCTGGCCGGGCAGCTGGCCGTACTTTCTACCCAGCTGGAGCAAGCCGGGCACCCGTCCGACGTGGTGGCCGCATTCCTGGTGCGGTGCCTCTTTACCATGTTTTCCGAAGATGTGGGCCTGATTCCAAACGGCTCCTTTCTAGGCTTGCTCACCCAGTACGACACCGATAAGCTACGGCCCAGCCTACCCCTAGCCCTTGCCAGCCTGTGGCAAACGATGGATAAGGGCGGGTTTGCCGCTACGCTCGCGGCCCCGGTGCCCCGGTTCAACGGCAAGCTGTTTCACGATGCCCAGGCCCTACCCCTATCGGCCGCCCAGGTGGAGCTATTGCGCGAGGCCGCCGCCGCCGACTGGACTACCGTAGAGCCGGCCATTTTCGGCACCCTGCTAGAGCGGGCCCTCGACCCCCGCGAGCGGCACCGCCTAGGGGCGCACTACACCCCGCGCCGCTACGTAGAGCGCCTGGTAGTGCCGGCCGTGCTGGAGCCCTTGCGCCGCGAGTGGGCCGCCGCCCAGGCCGCGAGCGCCCAGCTCCACGACAGCGACAAAGACCCCGAAGCCCGCGCCGAGCTGGTGAAGTTCTTGCGCCGCCTCACGTCGCTCAAAGTACTCGACCCGGCCTGTGGGTCGGGCAATTTCCTGTACGTGACGCTGGAGCACCTGAAACGGCTGGAGGGTGAAGTGCTGGCCGCAATCAATGCCTACGGGCAGACCGGCTTGCTCGACCTGGCCGGGGGCACCACCGTAGGCCCGCGCCAGCTGCTAGGGCTGGAGCTGAACCCCCGCGCCGCCGCGATTGCTGATGTGGTGCTGCGAATCGGCTACCTGCAATGGCATATCCGCACCCACGGCCTTACCCAGCTAGCCGAGCCGCTGCTGGATAACTATGAGAATATCCCGCACAAAGACGCGGTACTAGCCCACGGCACCCCGCGCCCGCGCCTCGATGCCCAGGGCCAGCCCGTAACCCGGTGGGACGGGCGTACTACCCGCCTCAACGCGGCCACCGGCCAGCAGGTGCCAGACGAAGCCGCCCGCGTAGCCGTGCTGGACTACCCCAACCCGCACCCCACGGCCTGGCCTGATGCTGATTTTATTGTCGACAACCCGCCGTTTATTGGCACGTCCCGAATGCGCGACCTGCTAGGCGACGGGTACACCGAAGCCCTGCGCAAGACCTACGCCAGCCGGGGCGTGCCCGAATCGGCCGATTTTGTCATGTACTGGTGGCACAAGGCCGCGCTAGCCGTGCGCGACGGGCACGCCCTACGGTTCGGCTTCATTACCACCAACAGCATAAAGCAGACCTTCAACCGGCAAGTAATGCTACCCTTCGTGGGCAGCGACAACGCCCCGCTGGAGCTGAGTTTTGCCATACCCGACCACCCGTGGGTAACCAGTGAGGACGGGGCCGCCGTGCGGGTAGCCATGACTGTAGCCGACCGCACCCGCCCCGGCCAAGCTTGGGGCCAGCTACTCACAGTGCAAACCGAAGCCCGCCCCGAAGGTGAGGACGCGGCCGATGTAACGTTTACTGAGCAACAGGGCCGCGTCCGGCCAGATTTGAGCGTTGGAGCCGATTTGGATAGTGCCCAGCCGTTGAAGGCTAACGCAAATCTGAGTAACCCCGGCGTGAAGCTGCATGGCGCTGGCTTCATTGTTTCACCTGAAACTGCCCGCAAACTTGGCTTAGGGCAACTCACTAACCTAGAGCAGTATATCCGGCCCTACCGAAACGGCCGGGACTTGACTGATAAACCCCGCGAGGCAATGGTAATTGACTTGTTCGGGCTTTTGGCTAACGAGGTATTGAATCGTTATCCCGCTGTCTATCAGCATATTTTAGAAAATGTGAAGCCGGAACGGGATGCAAAAGGCCAAACAAAAGACGGGGCAGCTTATGCCAAAATGTGGTGGCTTTTCGGAAAGACCCGCCAGGATATGCGCCTAGCCATTGCTGGCCTACCCCGCTACATTGCCACCGTCGAAACTGCAAAGCACCGGACTTTCCAATTTCTAGATGCCAGCATCTTACCTGATAATATGCTGATAGCTGTTGCAACAGACGATGCTTACCACTTAGGGGTTCTATCTAGCCGAATGCATATTATTTGGGCATTGGCAGCTGGCGGCACTTTAGAGGATAGGCCCCGTTACAATAAAACCCGCTGTTTTGACCCCTTCCCGTTCCCCGATGCTACGCCGGCCCAGCAGGCCCGTATCCGCGAGCTGGCCGAAACGCTAGACGCGCACCGCAAACGCCAGCAGGCCGAACACCCCGGCCTCACGCTCACCAACCTCTACAACGTAGTCGAAAAGCTACGCGCCGGCCAGCCCCTCACCCCCAAAGAGCAAGCCACCAAGCAGCAGGGCCTGGCTACGGTAGTGCTAGAGCTGCACCGCGAGCTAGACGCGGCCGTAGCCGCCGCCTACGGCTGGCCCACCGACCTGCCCGATGCCGAGGTGCTAACCCGCCTGGTAGCCCTCAACCGCGCCCGCGCCGCCGAAGAAAAGGCCGGCACCATTCGCTACCTACGCCCCGCCTACCAGGCCCCCGGCCAGCAGCAAACCGGCCTCGACCTACCCACCCGCGTAGCCACCGAAACCGCCGCCGTGCTGGCCCCCCTCCCCTGGCCCGCCGAGCTAGCCAAGCAAATGCAGGCCGTGCGCGACGTAGTAACCCAGGCCCCCGCCCCCCTCACCGCCCGGCAGGTAGCCGCCCGGTTTGCTGGCGCCGGCCCCGCCAGGGTGCAACCGATACTCGACAGCCTGGCTACCCTGTCGCTGCTGCGGTGGGTAGATACGACCGATGCCTATGCCGCGTAG
- a CDS encoding D-alanine--D-alanine ligase family protein, whose product MQAVGLPTPKFRVLKDREVSKQGSLSELVQDLGLPLVVKAPRQGSSIGVSIVREENEELFLDAEDRALFKRYLFRSDWETLSEAEQLTWVRQLADIREGIGLPVEGLLITGDFEEGGEEVIASPETLLDYINRNFSKTAVHELKLEVDFIRFTSLTGETQILVEQFVAGREFSCIVVEDENGAPLALPPTEIVKGTEVFDYRAKYLPGLARKVTPIDLPEADIERIRQEAQKMFATFGFEVYARLDGFIQEDGTIFLNDPNTTSGMLPASFFFHQAAEIGLNPSQFLTYIIRTSLNARRRGGLKPVQLYEMLTKLDADIQSRQQVQDDRIRVAVIMGGYSSERHISVESGRNIYEKLSSSVKYRPFPIFLTGSSEEFRLYELPINVMLKDNADDIREKIEHAEAGAASHPVLARIRQEASGITGTYAGQPVAAPRRISFAELAERVDEVFIALHGRPGEDGALQQELEKFGLPYNGSGAASSAVTINKFETNRRLREAGLRVADHRLAQRLEWSADPEAFYRGLESQFGYPFIAKPADDGCSSAVKKIKSRAELAAFSEQIFRPGEPLLAGPAEVLHLGFKEEFPQKEAFLVETLIGPDGAAKFLEITGGLLTSYDAQGQLQIEVFEASEALATGEVLSLEEKFLAGEGQNITPARYSTDPAERQRISDEVKRVLRQVAEILHIEGYARIDAFVRVRQSGAVEVLIIEVNSLPGMTPATCIFHQTALAGYTPYQFIDRILDFGKARAERANAHSN is encoded by the coding sequence ATGCAGGCCGTGGGGCTGCCGACGCCGAAGTTTCGGGTGCTGAAAGACCGGGAAGTCAGCAAACAAGGCTCACTATCAGAACTGGTGCAGGACTTGGGCCTGCCGCTCGTCGTAAAAGCTCCACGTCAGGGAAGCAGCATTGGTGTGAGCATCGTGCGGGAGGAAAACGAAGAACTATTCCTTGATGCCGAGGACAGAGCGCTGTTTAAGCGCTATCTCTTCCGCAGTGATTGGGAAACTTTAAGTGAAGCTGAGCAGCTGACTTGGGTACGTCAATTGGCCGATATACGTGAAGGTATTGGTTTGCCAGTCGAAGGGCTGCTTATTACGGGTGATTTTGAAGAAGGAGGAGAAGAAGTAATTGCTTCTCCTGAAACCTTACTGGATTACATCAATCGAAATTTTAGCAAAACCGCTGTTCATGAGCTTAAACTAGAAGTAGATTTCATTCGCTTCACCAGCCTTACCGGCGAAACGCAAATATTAGTCGAGCAATTCGTAGCCGGCCGCGAGTTCTCGTGCATCGTGGTGGAGGACGAAAACGGCGCGCCGCTAGCCCTCCCGCCTACCGAAATCGTCAAAGGCACCGAAGTTTTCGACTACCGCGCCAAGTACCTGCCGGGCCTGGCCCGCAAGGTGACGCCCATTGACTTGCCGGAGGCTGATATCGAGCGCATTCGCCAGGAGGCGCAGAAGATGTTCGCCACCTTCGGCTTCGAGGTGTATGCGCGGCTGGACGGCTTTATCCAGGAAGATGGCACCATCTTCCTCAATGACCCGAATACCACGAGCGGTATGCTGCCGGCTTCGTTCTTCTTCCACCAGGCGGCCGAGATTGGGCTGAATCCCAGCCAGTTTCTCACTTACATCATCCGCACGTCGCTGAATGCGCGGCGGCGCGGCGGCCTGAAGCCGGTCCAGCTATATGAGATGCTGACTAAGCTGGACGCCGATATTCAGTCGCGCCAGCAGGTACAGGACGACCGCATCCGGGTGGCCGTGATAATGGGCGGCTATTCCTCCGAGCGCCACATCTCGGTGGAGAGCGGGCGCAACATCTACGAGAAGCTCAGCTCATCCGTCAAATATCGTCCTTTTCCGATATTCCTGACTGGCAGCAGCGAGGAATTCCGCCTCTACGAGCTTCCCATCAACGTGATGCTCAAGGACAACGCGGATGATATTCGCGAGAAAATCGAGCACGCCGAGGCCGGCGCGGCCAGCCACCCGGTGCTGGCGCGCATCCGGCAGGAGGCCAGCGGTATTACCGGCACCTACGCCGGGCAGCCGGTGGCCGCGCCGCGCCGCATTTCCTTTGCGGAGCTGGCCGAGCGAGTTGATGAGGTGTTCATTGCCCTGCACGGCCGGCCCGGCGAGGACGGCGCCTTGCAGCAGGAGCTGGAGAAATTCGGTCTGCCCTACAACGGCTCGGGCGCGGCCAGCTCGGCCGTGACTATCAACAAGTTTGAAACCAACCGCCGCCTGCGCGAGGCCGGCCTGCGCGTGGCCGACCACCGCCTGGCCCAGCGCCTGGAGTGGAGTGCCGACCCTGAGGCGTTTTACCGAGGGCTGGAAAGTCAGTTTGGCTACCCGTTTATCGCCAAGCCCGCCGACGATGGCTGCTCGTCGGCGGTGAAAAAGATTAAGAGCCGCGCCGAGCTGGCCGCCTTCAGCGAGCAGATTTTCCGGCCCGGCGAGCCGCTGCTGGCCGGCCCGGCCGAGGTGCTGCACCTGGGCTTCAAGGAAGAGTTTCCGCAGAAGGAGGCCTTTTTGGTGGAAACCCTCATCGGCCCCGACGGCGCGGCCAAGTTTCTGGAAATCACGGGCGGACTGCTGACTTCGTATGATGCGCAAGGCCAGCTGCAAATCGAGGTATTCGAGGCCAGCGAGGCCCTGGCTACCGGCGAAGTGCTGAGCCTGGAAGAAAAATTCCTGGCCGGCGAGGGCCAGAATATCACACCCGCCCGATATTCCACTGACCCGGCCGAGCGCCAGCGCATCTCCGACGAGGTGAAGCGCGTGCTGCGCCAGGTGGCCGAGATTTTGCACATCGAGGGCTACGCCCGCATCGACGCCTTTGTGCGGGTGCGGCAGTCGGGCGCGGTGGAGGTGCTTATTATTGAAGTCAACTCGCTACCCGGCATGACGCCCGCGACCTGCATTTTTCACCAAACGGCACTGGCTGGCTACACACCCTACCAGTTTATCGACCGGATTCTGGACTTTGGCAAGGCGCGGGCAGAGCGGGCAAATGCTCATAGTAACTAA
- a CDS encoding IS630 family transposase — MNAAFVARMEDVLAVYERPHDPLFPVVCFDERPCVLHSQPVEPLPPVPAQPAVGEQAARAGRPRRESSTYVRQGTACLLVAFEPGTGQRLVEVSARRTGADYCRFMQALAAHYAQAEKIVLVQDNLNTHTDAVFYQHLPAAQARALAARFEVHYTPKNASWLNMVELELSAIARQCLHQRIPTLDELTAHVAACVAQRNAAQVTVHWQFTLEKARVKLDRHYQKIRVTNSSD, encoded by the coding sequence ATGAATGCGGCCTTCGTAGCCCGCATGGAGGACGTGCTGGCCGTCTACGAGCGGCCTCACGACCCGCTTTTCCCCGTCGTCTGCTTCGATGAGCGCCCTTGTGTGCTCCACAGCCAGCCCGTCGAACCCCTGCCCCCGGTGCCGGCCCAGCCCGCCGTAGGCGAGCAGGCCGCTAGAGCCGGGCGCCCCCGCCGCGAAAGCAGCACCTACGTGCGCCAGGGCACGGCCTGCCTGCTGGTGGCGTTTGAGCCGGGCACCGGCCAGCGCCTGGTCGAGGTCTCGGCCCGCCGGACCGGGGCCGATTACTGCCGTTTTATGCAGGCCTTGGCCGCCCACTATGCGCAGGCCGAGAAAATCGTGCTCGTGCAGGACAACCTCAACACCCACACCGACGCCGTCTTCTACCAGCACCTGCCCGCCGCCCAGGCCCGCGCGCTGGCTGCCCGCTTCGAGGTGCACTACACCCCTAAAAATGCCTCCTGGCTTAACATGGTCGAACTTGAACTCTCGGCCATCGCCCGCCAGTGCCTGCACCAGCGCATCCCCACCCTCGACGAACTCACCGCCCACGTCGCCGCCTGCGTGGCCCAGCGCAATGCCGCCCAGGTTACCGTCCACTGGCAGTTCACCCTCGAAAAAGCCCGCGTTAAACTCGACCGCCATTACCAGAAAATTAGGGTAACTAATTCCTCTGACTGA
- a CDS encoding site-2 protease family protein, which translates to MSFPENTPNHPLPEPLAGWPADTAGEVAPTRRAWARGLFRRYERPPMRPGWRYALHLGLFLLTLATTIVAGVQLLRSGPDGIAFDVLGLPAAERWAQLSWGLLYAGPFLGVLAIHEFGHYFTARFNKVRTSLPFFLPMPFGLGTFGAVIRIKDRIFSRREFFDIGVAGPLAGLVVAILLLIYAFTHLPDQAEYLLVTTHSLARYRAPDFTLAQPLLYRWLEHAFADPHRLPPPNLLLRYPLLVAGELSLFFTALNLLPIGQLDGGHLMYGLLGARRAGRLSAVLFVAFIFYAGLGIFSLRSGWETWLYGGLPYALYLGLVFWHMLPKVWWGMVVAAGVWAAQLGVATAWPGTLGQPGWLVFGLLLGRLSGIYHPVAPDDRPLSRGRQLLGWLLVGLFILCFSSSPFKLVAAGS; encoded by the coding sequence GTGTCTTTCCCCGAGAATACCCCGAACCACCCGTTGCCTGAGCCGCTGGCCGGCTGGCCCGCCGACACTGCCGGCGAGGTGGCCCCAACTCGCCGGGCCTGGGCCCGAGGCCTGTTTCGGCGCTACGAGCGGCCGCCCATGCGGCCGGGCTGGCGCTATGCCCTGCACCTGGGGCTGTTTTTGCTCACGCTGGCTACGACCATTGTAGCCGGGGTGCAGCTGCTGCGCAGCGGCCCTGATGGTATTGCTTTCGACGTGCTGGGCCTGCCGGCTGCCGAGCGCTGGGCTCAGCTAAGCTGGGGGCTGCTTTATGCGGGTCCGTTTCTGGGGGTGCTGGCCATACATGAGTTTGGGCACTACTTTACGGCACGGTTTAATAAGGTGCGCACTTCGCTTCCCTTTTTTCTACCCATGCCTTTTGGGCTGGGCACCTTCGGGGCTGTTATCAGAATAAAGGACCGGATATTCTCGCGGCGCGAGTTTTTTGACATTGGGGTGGCCGGGCCCCTGGCCGGGCTGGTAGTGGCAATACTGCTGCTCATCTATGCCTTTACCCACCTGCCCGACCAGGCCGAGTACCTGCTCGTGACTACCCATAGCCTGGCCCGCTACCGCGCGCCCGACTTTACGCTGGCCCAGCCACTCCTCTACCGCTGGCTCGAACACGCCTTTGCCGACCCGCACCGCCTGCCCCCGCCCAACCTGCTGCTGCGCTACCCGCTGCTGGTGGCGGGCGAGCTGAGCTTGTTTTTTACTGCCCTCAATCTGCTCCCCATCGGGCAGCTCGACGGGGGGCACCTTATGTATGGCCTGCTGGGCGCGCGCCGCGCCGGCCGGCTGTCGGCAGTGCTGTTTGTAGCCTTCATTTTCTATGCCGGCCTGGGCATCTTTTCCTTGCGCAGCGGCTGGGAAACCTGGCTGTACGGCGGGCTGCCCTATGCCTTGTATCTTGGGCTGGTATTCTGGCATATGCTACCCAAAGTGTGGTGGGGAATGGTAGTGGCCGCCGGCGTGTGGGCGGCCCAGCTAGGCGTGGCTACGGCCTGGCCGGGCACCCTTGGGCAGCCCGGCTGGCTGGTATTTGGGTTGCTGCTGGGGCGCCTTTCGGGGATTTATCATCCGGTAGCGCCCGACGACCGCCCGCTCAGCCGGGGCCGGCAGCTGCTGGGCTGGCTACTGGTCGGGCTGTTTATTTTGTGCTTTTCCTCCTCCCCCTTTAAGCTCGTAGCAGCGGGCAGCTAG